Within Actinosynnema pretiosum, the genomic segment TTCATCGTGTTGTGGCGGGTAGAGGATTCGAACCTCTGTAGCTTTCGCGACGGATTTACAGTCCGTTTCCTTTACAGGCCCTGACCAGCACTTTTGCTGCCGACAGCTTGCCCCTGGACGCGCCCTGGACGTGACGAGCACATGCCTTTGATCGGAACACCCCACGTGCACGGGGAAGACGATAGCGCGATCTACCGCAACGACCGCGGCTACGGAACACCCCCGCGTGCGCAGGGAAGACGGCCGGGTCGACGCGGACGCGGACGTACTCGCCGGAACACCCCCGCATACGCGGGAAAGACTTCATGCGCGCCCTGAAGCGGGTCGCGGTCTACGGAACACCCCCGCGTGCGCGGGGAAGACGATCTGGCGGTCCCGGCCAGCGGGTTCGCCCTGGGAACACCCCCGCGTGCACGGGGAAGACTACCCGTCCACACCACGCGTGACCTGGTCGTAGGGAACACCCCCGCGTACGCGGGGAAGACAGCCCAGGAGGGCCCGTGATCACGAGCACCAGGGGAACACCCCCGCGTGCGCGGGGAAGACGCGGTCATCGCCTCGTCGAGGTCCAACCCGCCCGGAACACCCCCGCGTGCGCGGGGAAGACGGCGTGAAGAACCTGAACGCGGCGGGCGTCGAGGGAACACCCCCGCGTGCGCGGGGAAGACGGCCTCCCGCCGGTCTCCATCAGCGCGATCCGCGGAACACCCCCGCGTGCGCGGGGAAGACCCACCATCCACGCGGACCAGCTCGGCCTGCACGGAACACCCCCGCGTGCGCGGGGAAGACTTGAACAGGACCCCGGACACCCGATCCACCCCAGGAACACCCCCGCGTGCGCGGGGAAGACACTTCTTGACCTGCGGTTCCCTGAACCAGAACAACGTTTCTCATTCAGTTGAGCACGTGTCGTGCCAAGCACGACGACCTCGGTTCGATCTCGTCAGAGGCCCCAGTATGAGCCCATGCGGAGGAGTAGCCAATGGTCAGCACAACCACGTCGCGCGCGCTGTTGAGCGACCGGCAGAAGCCTTTCCGCTCCACGAGTAGCGTTCAAGCGGTGACGCCGAGTAGGAGTACTAGCCCTCTGACCTCCGCTGAGGCCGAGCGCGTTCTGATCACCGCCTGCCGTCAGGTCGACCTCGACCCCGCCGACGCCGAGTTGCTGCGGATCGGCTCGAACGCCGTCTACAGGCTTCGCACCCCAGTCATCGTCCGCATCGCCCAGGCCGACGCAGACGAGGCGGGCGCCCGCCGTCAGGTCGCGGTTGCCCGCTGGCTGGCCGCAGTCGACTACCCGGCCACAAGGGCACTTCGTGTGAAGCAACCCGTCAAGACCGACGGAGGCTTGGTCACCTTCTGGGAGTCAGCCTCCGAGCGGGAGGACTACGCGCCGATCATCCAGGTCGCACGCCTGATCCGCGAACTGCACGAACTACCGCCGCCGCGCCTGAATCTCCCAGCTTTCGAGCCGTTCACACAGACGCTGACTGACATCGAACAGCACACCGGCAAGGAAAACCTCGACTTCCTGAAAGAGCCGCTGGAAAAGCTCAAAGCGGAGTACGCACTGCTGACCTTCCCGCTCCCAGCAGGCGTTATCCACGGAGACGCCAACGTGGGCAACGTCATCCTGGATCGCGACGGAAACCCGCTGCTCATCGACCTGGACAACTTCGCCATCGGCCCACGCGAGTGGGACCTGGTCCAAACCGCCGCGTTCTACGAACGGTTCGGCTGGCACACCGAAGCCGAGTACCGGACGTTCGTGAACGTCTACGGATTCGACATCATGGAATGGCCCGGTTACCGCGTTCTCGCCGATTACCGCGAGATCGCCATGACCGTCTGGCTGGCCCGGAAGGCGGCGGGTAACCCTGAGGCTGGAGCCGAGTTGACCAAGCGCCTGGCCGCGCTCAGGACCGGCGGGAGCCGCGCGGACTGGGAACCGCTGTAGCCCACAACCGGGTGGTGCGCGCCTGTTCCACGAAGGCGCGCGCCACCGGGCTGTCGCCCAGGCCGTCCAACCGCTGCCGGAACTCCCCCACGTACGACGCACACCGCGCCGACACCAGCTGCTCGCCGACCTGCAACGCGGTCAGCGCCACCCGGCACGCTTCCTCGGCCTCGCCCTGGTGCAGGTAGGCATCGGCCAGCACCATCGTGGCGAAGAAGTCGCTGCGCACCTGTTCGCCGTTGCCGCCCACGGACTGCATTGCGTACGTGGTCGCGTCCACCGCCCGCCCCAGGTCCCGGTTGCAGTGCCCCAGCTCGGCCGCCAGCTCGGCGTCATCGAAGTAGCCGAACCACTCGGCCTGGTCATCACCCTCGCACCGCTCGAACTCCCGTACGGCTACAGCCATAGCCCGGTCGCACGCCGCGGTGTCGCCCAGCCTCGCCAGCGCCCGCGCCTCCATCGCGGAGAAGTGCGCAGCCGACCGCGCCGAGCCTGCCGACTCCGTGCCCACCCGCGCCGCGCGTGCCAGGTTCGCGGCCTCGCGGTAGCGCCCCAGGAACGTGGCCTGGTGGCTCATCGCGTCCAGGATTCCCGCCGCGAGCAACCGGTCACCGGCGGCGTCTGCGAGCTTGAGCGCCTGCACGAAGTACCGCTGCGCCAGGCCGTGCAGGCCCGCGTCGTAGGACATCCAGGCACCGAGCATGGTCGCGCTCGCCGCCACCTGGAACAGCTCCCGGCCGACGACGTCGGTGTAGGTGCCGCGCAGCAGCTGCGCGAGGTCGTTGCGCAGGAACTCAACCAGCGACCGGCGTGCGTGCCCGCCGCCGAACTGGGCGTCCAAGCGGTCGAACAGGTCCACGGTGGTGCGCACGCGAGCGAGGTCGGCGAGGCCCACCACGCGGGCGCCCGTGGACAGCAGCTCGACATCGGCGGCCGAGCTGACCAACCAGGAGAGCGACGCCTCGTTCCAGGCGGCGACGTTGGTCGGCGACGCCAGCAGGGTGTGGACCTGGTCCAGGTCCCCCTGCCACAGCCGCGTCAGCGCGGCGATCCCCTCTTGGGAGCTGTCCGGGTACTTCAGGCCGAGGTCGGCGGGCAGCTTCTCCGTGCGGCCGAAGCCGAGCTCCTCCAGGCCGACCGTCCTACCCAGCCGCTGGCCGAGCGCGGTCGCGATCGCCCGCCGCGTGGGCAGGTCGCGGGGCACCATGCCGTCCAACCAGCGCGAGACGTAGGTGTGGGTGAGCGGTCGCCCGGCGTGCGTGCTGACCGCACGGGCGAACGTCTTGCGCCCCACGGAACCGTCTTCCCGCAGGAACCCGGCCTCGCGCATCAGCGCGGCCAAGCGCTCGTTGCCGTACACGTCGTCACCTCCCGCTGTGCCTCAGTGACCGAGTGTGCCCCCGACTGCGCCCTGTTGTCCGCCGATTCGCGGCCCGAAACTTGAGGTGTCGGGGAAACGGCGATCGCGAGGGGAGGGAACAGTGGTCATCGAGGGCGGTTCACGAACTGGGCAGTCGATCGATCAGGTCACCGACCTTGTCATCCAAGGCGTCGAGTTCCCGGCGGACGGATCGCAACTTGTCACGGAGATCCAGGAGGTCGGCGCGCGCCTCCCTGATCTGCTGCTCGGCGGTCAACGGCTCATCGTCCACTTCGCACACGAACGCCCCGGCGTTCGCCTTGATCCGCACCCGCCCCTCGGCAGCGAGCTGCCGGACCGCTTCTCCCACCGTGTTGGGCGCCGCTCCCATGCGCCTGCCGAGCTCCCGGTAGCCGGGCAGCCGGTCCCCCACCGGGTACCGCCCAGCATCGATGTCACGACGAATCTCATCGGCTAGCTGAGCACGACTGCGCTGCTCAGCGGCGTTCTCAACGTCATCGGCCACCACACCAGAGTACTTCCGCCTTAAGTCACCCGTTGACACGTGTCTCACAGCGTCTTACTGTCTCAAGTCATACAGGCCGCCTTAAGTCACTGGAGAGGTAATGAACGAGCCCTACCTGGTCATCCAGCCGAAGCAGCAGGCCAACGAGCCCGCGCCGCGCCCCACCACCACCACCACGCTGCCCAAGAGCGACCTGGAGCTGCTGAGCAGCGCCCTCCAGGACGCGCTGACCGCGCAGAAGCAGGGCCTGGTCATCGGCCCGCCCGTGGACGAGATCACCCTGCGCCGCGCGGAGCGGCGCGCCCGTCGCGCCGACGCCGCGCGCACCCAGGAGACCTACATCGTCGGCGGTGCAGCGTGACCACCGCGCACTCCCTGAACAGGGGAGACACGTTGTGGACGCTGCTGGGCAGCCTGTCCGGCACCGACTTCGGCGCGCACCCCGCGTGCGTCGGCGAGGACCCGGAGCTGTTCTTCCCGTTCCCCGGTCAGCACGACCAGGTGGCTGCGGCGAAGTCGGTGTGCGGGCGGTGCCCGGTGCGCCAGGCGTGCCTGGCCCACGCGCTGCACCACGACGCGGAGGGCGTGTGGGGCGGCACGACCGAGGACGAGCGGCGGCAGCTGCGCGTGGTGGTCGTGGACCGGGAGGCGGTGGCGTGATGGCCTCGGCGTTCAGGGTCGATGACGGCGGGGACCGGTCCGCCGCGAGTGACGGGGTGTCCCGGTTCGGGGTCTACCTGGAGCGGTCGGGGTTCGAGCGCGTGGAGGACGCGGCCAGCTTCGCCACCTCGGTGGTGCGGGTGGCGCTGCCGCCGGTGATGTCGCCGGGTTACGTGTGGCAGCACCCGCGGGTGCAGGACGTGTCCGCGCTGCGCGGTGACGCCGGTGAGCTGGTGTTCGCGGTCTCCCTGGTGTCGGCGCTGCCCGCCGCGCTGGAGCCGATGGGGCGCCGCTCGCTGGGCTGGGAGCGGAAGCGGTCCGCCGGGCAGGTGTCCTGGTTGGAACCGGAGCGCTGGGACCGGGTCGCGTTGCTGCCGAGCCTGGTGGTGCGCGTGCCGGTCCCGGTGGAGGCGCTGCCCGCGCCGCGCTACCGGGCGGACGGCGTGCCGGAGCTGGGCGCGTCCAAGCGGGCGGTGCGGGTGGTGGTGGCCGAGCTGGAGCGGGTGGTCGCACCGGTGCTGGCGGTGCTGGAGCCGCACGGGGCGGTGGCGTGATGGGCCGCCGGTTCGAGCTGGTCACGGTGGTGTTGCCGTGGAACGGGCAGGCGGTGTTCTGCCGCGGTGAGCTGGACGGGCTGCCGGTGTTCGGGTGGCGGGGCAGGCCGGGCGCGGTCCCGGCCGGGTTGTGCACCCGGCGGCAGCTGCGCGCCGAGGGGTTGCGGCCCGGCGGGGCGGACCCGGTGGCGCTGTTGGTGTTCGGCCACCG encodes:
- a CDS encoding aminoglycoside phosphotransferase family protein, producing the protein MVSTTTSRALLSDRQKPFRSTSSVQAVTPSRSTSPLTSAEAERVLITACRQVDLDPADAELLRIGSNAVYRLRTPVIVRIAQADADEAGARRQVAVARWLAAVDYPATRALRVKQPVKTDGGLVTFWESASEREDYAPIIQVARLIRELHELPPPRLNLPAFEPFTQTLTDIEQHTGKENLDFLKEPLEKLKAEYALLTFPLPAGVIHGDANVGNVILDRDGNPLLIDLDNFAIGPREWDLVQTAAFYERFGWHTEAEYRTFVNVYGFDIMEWPGYRVLADYREIAMTVWLARKAAGNPEAGAELTKRLAALRTGGSRADWEPL
- a CDS encoding regulator; translation: MYGNERLAALMREAGFLREDGSVGRKTFARAVSTHAGRPLTHTYVSRWLDGMVPRDLPTRRAIATALGQRLGRTVGLEELGFGRTEKLPADLGLKYPDSSQEGIAALTRLWQGDLDQVHTLLASPTNVAAWNEASLSWLVSSAADVELLSTGARVVGLADLARVRTTVDLFDRLDAQFGGGHARRSLVEFLRNDLAQLLRGTYTDVVGRELFQVAASATMLGAWMSYDAGLHGLAQRYFVQALKLADAAGDRLLAAGILDAMSHQATFLGRYREAANLARAARVGTESAGSARSAAHFSAMEARALARLGDTAACDRAMAVAVREFERCEGDDQAEWFGYFDDAELAAELGHCNRDLGRAVDATTYAMQSVGGNGEQVRSDFFATMVLADAYLHQGEAEEACRVALTALQVGEQLVSARCASYVGEFRQRLDGLGDSPVARAFVEQARTTRLWATAVPSPRGSRRS
- a CDS encoding winged helix-turn-helix domain-containing protein, which codes for MADDVENAAEQRSRAQLADEIRRDIDAGRYPVGDRLPGYRELGRRMGAAPNTVGEAVRQLAAEGRVRIKANAGAFVCEVDDEPLTAEQQIREARADLLDLRDKLRSVRRELDALDDKVGDLIDRLPSS
- a CDS encoding WhiB family transcriptional regulator, producing the protein MTTAHSLNRGDTLWTLLGSLSGTDFGAHPACVGEDPELFFPFPGQHDQVAAAKSVCGRCPVRQACLAHALHHDAEGVWGGTTEDERRQLRVVVVDREAVA